A genomic stretch from Setaria italica strain Yugu1 chromosome VII, Setaria_italica_v2.0, whole genome shotgun sequence includes:
- the LOC101777781 gene encoding mitochondrial inner membrane protein OXA1-like isoform X4 codes for MALAAAARRSLASRHSSRLHAGLPHLLAEHCSGDATTTPSPLHPPQPLFRSPHFPLPQSSRTAAQTLSLFPFGVHLAGAGPSRCGFSSLPPHRVADAGAVLTGAAAAPAAPASLPSEVAWITEDSSLSVVAVQHLIDAVHSFTGLNWWLSIAVSTVLLRSMLLTLLLSARKQIRVAHQESSAVATLLKSAKDEKSEHEAVDRARSFLKSLGPLVFISILRPYTFMALYFAISNMVQKLPSLKEGGAFWFTDLTTPDALYIFPAMVSLSLLLRLEFSLHYTKRERSLRTDIVRILLVLTFPFAASFPKFFTSQL; via the exons ATggcgctcgccgcggccgcgcggagAAGCCTTGCCTCCCGCCACTCCAGCCGCCTCCACGCCGGACTACCCCACCTCCTCGCCGAGCACTGCTCCGGCGACGCCACAACCACCCCATCCCCCCTTCATCCCCCGCAGCCCCTGTTCCGGTCACCCCACTTCCCGCTCCCCCAATCATCCAGAACAGCGGCCCAAACCCTATCCCTCTTCCCATTTGGCGTCCACCTCGCTGGCGCTGGTCCATCTCGCTGCGGTTTCTCCTCGTTGCCTCCCCATCGAGTGGCGGACGCGGGCGCCGTCCtcaccggcgccgcggcggcgcccgcggcccCGGCGAGCCTTCCCAGCGAGGTGGCGTGGATTACGGAGGATTCTTCGCTATCCGTCGTGGCGGTGCAGCACCTCATCGACGCTGTCCACTCCTTCACCGGGCTCAACTG GTGGCTTTCCATTGCTGTCTCCACGGTGCTGCTACGATCTATGTTGCTCACATTGTTACTCAGCGCCAGAAAACAAATTCGT GTGGCACATCAGGAATCCTCTGCAGTTGCAACGCTGCTGAAAAGT GCTAAGGATGAGAAATCAGAACACGAAGCTGTAGACAGAGCACGTTCTTTCTTAAAAAG TTTGGGTCCTCTGGTGTTTATTTCGATTTTGAGACCATATACTTTTATGGCTCTTTACTTCGCT ATATCAAACATGGTTCAGAAACTCCCATCTTTAAAAGAGGGCGGTGCATTCTGGTTTACTGATCTCACGACTCCTGATGCCCTATACATCTTTCCAGCTATGGTATCACTATCCCTCTTGCTTAGATTGGAG TTCAGTCTACATTATACAAAGAGAGAAAGATCTCTTAGGACGGATATTGTGAGAATATTATTAGTGTTAACTTTCCCGTTTGCAGCAAGCTTTCCAAAG TTCTTCACCAGCCAGCTGTGA
- the LOC101777781 gene encoding mitochondrial inner membrane protein OXA1 isoform X2: MALAAAARRSLASRHSSRLHAGLPHLLAEHCSGDATTTPSPLHPPQPLFRSPHFPLPQSSRTAAQTLSLFPFGVHLAGAGPSRCGFSSLPPHRVADAGAVLTGAAAAPAAPASLPSEVAWITEDSSLSVVAVQHLIDAVHSFTGLNWWLSIAVSTVLLRSMLLTLLLSARKQIRVAHQESSAVATLLKSAKDEKSEHEAVDRARSFLKSLGPLVFISILRPYTFMALYFAISNMVQKLPSLKEGGAFWFTDLTTPDALYIFPAMVSLSLLLRLEFSLHYTKRERSLRTDIVRILLVLTFPFAASFPKAICCYFVTWNFASLAQTIGPTAEDSAHPVDENEEPLPPEGREASDSSIDQVKDKSDKESEKDS, translated from the exons ATggcgctcgccgcggccgcgcggagAAGCCTTGCCTCCCGCCACTCCAGCCGCCTCCACGCCGGACTACCCCACCTCCTCGCCGAGCACTGCTCCGGCGACGCCACAACCACCCCATCCCCCCTTCATCCCCCGCAGCCCCTGTTCCGGTCACCCCACTTCCCGCTCCCCCAATCATCCAGAACAGCGGCCCAAACCCTATCCCTCTTCCCATTTGGCGTCCACCTCGCTGGCGCTGGTCCATCTCGCTGCGGTTTCTCCTCGTTGCCTCCCCATCGAGTGGCGGACGCGGGCGCCGTCCtcaccggcgccgcggcggcgcccgcggcccCGGCGAGCCTTCCCAGCGAGGTGGCGTGGATTACGGAGGATTCTTCGCTATCCGTCGTGGCGGTGCAGCACCTCATCGACGCTGTCCACTCCTTCACCGGGCTCAACTG GTGGCTTTCCATTGCTGTCTCCACGGTGCTGCTACGATCTATGTTGCTCACATTGTTACTCAGCGCCAGAAAACAAATTCGT GTGGCACATCAGGAATCCTCTGCAGTTGCAACGCTGCTGAAAAGT GCTAAGGATGAGAAATCAGAACACGAAGCTGTAGACAGAGCACGTTCTTTCTTAAAAAG TTTGGGTCCTCTGGTGTTTATTTCGATTTTGAGACCATATACTTTTATGGCTCTTTACTTCGCT ATATCAAACATGGTTCAGAAACTCCCATCTTTAAAAGAGGGCGGTGCATTCTGGTTTACTGATCTCACGACTCCTGATGCCCTATACATCTTTCCAGCTATGGTATCACTATCCCTCTTGCTTAGATTGGAG TTCAGTCTACATTATACAAAGAGAGAAAGATCTCTTAGGACGGATATTGTGAGAATATTATTAGTGTTAACTTTCCCGTTTGCAGCAAGCTTTCCAAAG GCAATTTGTTGCTACTTTGTCACTTGGAACTTTGCATCTCTTGCACAAACGATAG GCCCAACTGCTGAAGATTCTGCACATCCAGTCGATGAGAATGAAGAACCTCTTCCCCCGGAGGGAAGAGAAGCTTCTGATTCTAGCATCGACCAGGTCAAGGATAAGTCTGATAAGGAATCGGAAAAGGACAGTTAA
- the LOC101777781 gene encoding mitochondrial inner membrane protein OXA1-like isoform X1, giving the protein MALAAAARRSLASRHSSRLHAGLPHLLAEHCSGDATTTPSPLHPPQPLFRSPHFPLPQSSRTAAQTLSLFPFGVHLAGAGPSRCGFSSLPPHRVADAGAVLTGAAAAPAAPASLPSEVAWITEDSSLSVVAVQHLIDAVHSFTGLNWWLSIAVSTVLLRSMLLTLLLSARKQIRVAHQESSAVATLLKSAKDEKSEHEAVDRARSFLKSLGPLVFISILRPYTFMALYFAISNMVQKLPSLKEGGAFWFTDLTTPDALYIFPAMVSLSLLLRLEFSLHYTKRERSLRTDIVRILLVLTFPFAASFPKAICCYFVTWNFASLAQTIVLHQPAVKKLLFSKLNNPTCSSSDGPTGPTAEDSAHPVDENEEPLPPEGREASDSSIDQVKDKSDKESEKDS; this is encoded by the exons ATggcgctcgccgcggccgcgcggagAAGCCTTGCCTCCCGCCACTCCAGCCGCCTCCACGCCGGACTACCCCACCTCCTCGCCGAGCACTGCTCCGGCGACGCCACAACCACCCCATCCCCCCTTCATCCCCCGCAGCCCCTGTTCCGGTCACCCCACTTCCCGCTCCCCCAATCATCCAGAACAGCGGCCCAAACCCTATCCCTCTTCCCATTTGGCGTCCACCTCGCTGGCGCTGGTCCATCTCGCTGCGGTTTCTCCTCGTTGCCTCCCCATCGAGTGGCGGACGCGGGCGCCGTCCtcaccggcgccgcggcggcgcccgcggcccCGGCGAGCCTTCCCAGCGAGGTGGCGTGGATTACGGAGGATTCTTCGCTATCCGTCGTGGCGGTGCAGCACCTCATCGACGCTGTCCACTCCTTCACCGGGCTCAACTG GTGGCTTTCCATTGCTGTCTCCACGGTGCTGCTACGATCTATGTTGCTCACATTGTTACTCAGCGCCAGAAAACAAATTCGT GTGGCACATCAGGAATCCTCTGCAGTTGCAACGCTGCTGAAAAGT GCTAAGGATGAGAAATCAGAACACGAAGCTGTAGACAGAGCACGTTCTTTCTTAAAAAG TTTGGGTCCTCTGGTGTTTATTTCGATTTTGAGACCATATACTTTTATGGCTCTTTACTTCGCT ATATCAAACATGGTTCAGAAACTCCCATCTTTAAAAGAGGGCGGTGCATTCTGGTTTACTGATCTCACGACTCCTGATGCCCTATACATCTTTCCAGCTATGGTATCACTATCCCTCTTGCTTAGATTGGAG TTCAGTCTACATTATACAAAGAGAGAAAGATCTCTTAGGACGGATATTGTGAGAATATTATTAGTGTTAACTTTCCCGTTTGCAGCAAGCTTTCCAAAG GCAATTTGTTGCTACTTTGTCACTTGGAACTTTGCATCTCTTGCACAAACGATAG TTCTTCACCAGCCAGCTGTGAAGAAACTACTATTTAGCAAGCTCAATAACCCAACATGCTCCTCCTCTGATGGACCAACAGGCCCAACTGCTGAAGATTCTGCACATCCAGTCGATGAGAATGAAGAACCTCTTCCCCCGGAGGGAAGAGAAGCTTCTGATTCTAGCATCGACCAGGTCAAGGATAAGTCTGATAAGGAATCGGAAAAGGACAGTTAA
- the LOC101777781 gene encoding mitochondrial inner membrane protein OXA1 isoform X3, producing the protein MALAAAARRSLASRHSSRLHAGLPHLLAEHCSGDATTTPSPLHPPQPLFRSPHFPLPQSSRTAAQTLSLFPFGVHLAGAGPSRCGFSSLPPHRVADAGAVLTGAAAAPAAPASLPSEVAWITEDSSLSVVAVQHLIDAVHSFTGLNWWLSIAVSTVLLRSMLLTLLLSARKQIRVAHQESSAVATLLKSAKDEKSEHEAVDRARSFLKSLGPLVFISILRPYTFMALYFAISNMVQKLPSLKEGGAFWFTDLTTPDALYIFPAMVSLSLLLRLEFSLHYTKRERSLRTDIVRILLVLTFPFAASFPKAQLLKILHIQSMRMKNLFPRREEKLLILASTRSRISLIRNRKRTVKCGCYPYRSIL; encoded by the exons ATggcgctcgccgcggccgcgcggagAAGCCTTGCCTCCCGCCACTCCAGCCGCCTCCACGCCGGACTACCCCACCTCCTCGCCGAGCACTGCTCCGGCGACGCCACAACCACCCCATCCCCCCTTCATCCCCCGCAGCCCCTGTTCCGGTCACCCCACTTCCCGCTCCCCCAATCATCCAGAACAGCGGCCCAAACCCTATCCCTCTTCCCATTTGGCGTCCACCTCGCTGGCGCTGGTCCATCTCGCTGCGGTTTCTCCTCGTTGCCTCCCCATCGAGTGGCGGACGCGGGCGCCGTCCtcaccggcgccgcggcggcgcccgcggcccCGGCGAGCCTTCCCAGCGAGGTGGCGTGGATTACGGAGGATTCTTCGCTATCCGTCGTGGCGGTGCAGCACCTCATCGACGCTGTCCACTCCTTCACCGGGCTCAACTG GTGGCTTTCCATTGCTGTCTCCACGGTGCTGCTACGATCTATGTTGCTCACATTGTTACTCAGCGCCAGAAAACAAATTCGT GTGGCACATCAGGAATCCTCTGCAGTTGCAACGCTGCTGAAAAGT GCTAAGGATGAGAAATCAGAACACGAAGCTGTAGACAGAGCACGTTCTTTCTTAAAAAG TTTGGGTCCTCTGGTGTTTATTTCGATTTTGAGACCATATACTTTTATGGCTCTTTACTTCGCT ATATCAAACATGGTTCAGAAACTCCCATCTTTAAAAGAGGGCGGTGCATTCTGGTTTACTGATCTCACGACTCCTGATGCCCTATACATCTTTCCAGCTATGGTATCACTATCCCTCTTGCTTAGATTGGAG TTCAGTCTACATTATACAAAGAGAGAAAGATCTCTTAGGACGGATATTGTGAGAATATTATTAGTGTTAACTTTCCCGTTTGCAGCAAGCTTTCCAAAG GCCCAACTGCTGAAGATTCTGCACATCCAGTCGATGAGAATGAAGAACCTCTTCCCCCGGAGGGAAGAGAAGCTTCTGATTCTAGCATCGACCAGGTCAAGGATAAGTCTGATAAGGAATCGGAAAAGGACAGTTAAATGTGGATGCTATCCTTATCGCTCAATTCTGTAG